The following is a genomic window from Mycobacteriales bacterium.
GGCCGCCCCGCCTACAACCGCAAGATCGTCAACACCTCGTCGGTCGCGGCGATCCTCGGCAACCCCGGCCAGTTCAACTACACCGCCGCCAAGGGCGCGCTCATCGCGACGACCCGCACGCTCGCGCTGGAGCTCGGCCGCTTCGGCATCAACGTCAACGCCGTGGCGCCGGGCTTCGTGGAGACGCGGCTGACGCAGCCGAAGGAGCAGGGTGACGGGACGTACGGCATCCCGGACGCCGCGCGCAACATCGCCATCTCGATGATCCCGCTCGGCCGCCCCGGCCAGCCGGAGGACATCGCGGCGGTGCACGCGTTCCTGGCCAGCCCGGACAGCGACTTCGTGTCCGGCGTCACCATCCCGGTCGCCGGCGGCCAGCTCGGGACCATGTGATGGGTCTCAACCGCGACTACGTCGGCCGGTCGTTCCCGGCCAGCGACCCGTACGAGGTCTCCCGCGTCAAGATCAAGGACTTCGCGATCGCGATCGGCGACCCCAACCCCGCCTACCTCGACCCCGAGGCGGCGCGGGTGCTCGGGTACCCGGACGTCATCGCGCCGCCGACGTTCGCGATCGTGGTGTCGTTCGGCATGGGCGGTCACGTCGTCGGCGCGCCCGACCTCGGTCTCAACTACGCCCTGGTCGTCCACGGCGAGCAGTCGTTCTCCTACAGCCGCCCGATCCACGCGGGCGACGTCCTCGTCGGCACGCCGACGATCACCGACATCCGCGACGCCGGCCGCAACGAGCTGCTCACCTGGGAGGCGGTCATCACGACCGTCGACGGTGAGCACGTCTGCACCGCCGTCAACACCCTCGTCTCCCGCGGCACGGCGGAAGGAGCGCGGCAGTGACCCTCGCCTACGACGACGTCAACGTCGGCGACGAGCTGCCGGCGCGCGACTTCAGCGTCCAGCGCATCAACCTCGTCATGTACTGCGGCGCCAGCGGCGACTTCAACGTCATCCACTGGAACGAGCGCATCGCCAAGCTGGTCGGCCTGCCCGACGTCATCGCGCACGGCATGTTCACGATGGCCGAGGCCGGGCGCGTCGTCACCGACTGGTGCGGCGACCCGGGCGCGGTGGAGGAGTACAAGGTCCGCTTCTCCAAGCCGGTGGTCGTGCCCGACGACGACCAGGGGGCGACGCTGACCGTCTCCGGCCGGGTCGAGGAGAAGCTCGACGGCAACCGCGTCGTCGTCGTGCTCGAGGCCACCGCCGCCGGCAACGCCGTGCTCCAGGGCGCGCGGGCGACCGTCCGCCTGCGGTGACCGAGGCACCGCCCGAGGTCGTCGCGCTGGCCGAACGCCGCGCGGCGGCCCGGGCGGCGAAGGACTGGGCGGCCTCGGACGCGCTGCGCGACGAGATCGCGGCGGCCGGCTGGCTGGTGCGCGACACCGCCGGCGGCTGGACGCTCGCCGCGAAGCCGCCGTACGACGTCCACGACCGCGTGACGGACCTGCCGGACCGGTCCGCCGAGCCGGACACCCGCCCGGTCACCGTCGCGATCCTCGCGGAGGGGTGGCCGGACGACGTGCGGCGCTGCGTCGACTCGGTGCTCGCGCACACCGAGGCGTACGTGCTCGTGCTCGACGCGGGGAGCGGGTTCCACGACGAGCGCGTGGAGACGTTGCACCTCGCGGCGCACCCGGGGTGGGCCGCGGCCCGCACTGCGCTGCTCAAGGCCGACACGGCGACCATCCACGTCGCGCTCGACCCGTCCCTCGAGCTCACCGGCGACGCGGTCACGCCCGTGGTGGAGGCGTTCGCCGACCCCGGCGTCGTCGCCGCCGGCGGCTGGGGCGTCAACGTCTCCGCCGACTGGCGGGAGTTCGCCGACGGCGAGCCCGGCGACG
Proteins encoded in this region:
- a CDS encoding MaoC family dehydratase N-terminal domain-containing protein; the protein is MGLNRDYVGRSFPASDPYEVSRVKIKDFAIAIGDPNPAYLDPEAARVLGYPDVIAPPTFAIVVSFGMGGHVVGAPDLGLNYALVVHGEQSFSYSRPIHAGDVLVGTPTITDIRDAGRNELLTWEAVITTVDGEHVCTAVNTLVSRGTAEGARQ
- a CDS encoding MaoC family dehydratase; this translates as MTLAYDDVNVGDELPARDFSVQRINLVMYCGASGDFNVIHWNERIAKLVGLPDVIAHGMFTMAEAGRVVTDWCGDPGAVEEYKVRFSKPVVVPDDDQGATLTVSGRVEEKLDGNRVVVVLEATAAGNAVLQGARATVRLR